In Flavobacterium sp. CS20, a single window of DNA contains:
- a CDS encoding DUF6495 family protein: MKYERLTKEQFEELHQEFINFLATQSITAEEWADIKKNKPEVAEEELDIFSDLVWEGVLKKVEYLEHISAKYMFLFRFTEVQIDLIKIEVKHPEIDIMTKEGYQWLQDNLLADEVEIHEATKALSDDRNKDIFALIKQGANITKGELFKYFNKWINAQN, encoded by the coding sequence ATGAAATACGAAAGATTAACCAAAGAGCAATTTGAAGAATTGCATCAGGAATTTATCAATTTTCTCGCCACACAATCTATTACTGCTGAAGAGTGGGCAGACATTAAAAAAAACAAACCCGAAGTGGCTGAAGAAGAACTCGATATTTTTAGCGATTTGGTTTGGGAAGGTGTGCTCAAAAAAGTAGAATATCTCGAACATATTTCAGCAAAATATATGTTTTTGTTTAGATTTACCGAGGTGCAAATTGATTTGATAAAAATAGAAGTTAAGCATCCAGAAATTGACATCATGACTAAAGAAGGTTACCAATGGCTACAAGATAATTTGCTTGCCGATGAAGTTGAAATTCACGAAGCCACCAAAGCTTTGAGTGATGATAGAAATAAAGATATCTTTGCATTGATTAAACAAGGTGCAAATATCACAAAAGGCGAGTTGTTCAAGTATTTTAACAAGTGGATTAACGCCCAAAACTAA